Proteins from a single region of bacterium:
- a CDS encoding FAD-binding protein, translating into MAHEIDTDLLIIGGGGAGAKAAIEAQSRGLKVVMLVKGYLGRSGCSIFAGNLNWFGPPKDPDAPAQPDEERQRRTMTFLAKYTHYLGDQEYMKDAARFTFDHFYPWLEARGLYLLRHDDGSIVVDLPRGTQAWATKMGMSGQIIMDMMRKEILRCGITVLQEVAATSLLTAGSEVVGATALDYRNGEQVVVRAKATILATGHSNYLSLRSTGTREGTAAGWIMAFRAGCTLQNLEMQWFHASDLARPRSWMRLHLYPNPTPGTAQQTRLHNRDGEFFFDGRFLPDNPVPYIMQLKYLAKQVQQGKAAFGGDYFTSYRHFEPEVLSRYIYQTQFLEKLGLDPTRDLIENAISWHMNVGGVRVNGRTMESELPGLFVAGSVSALVTGGLPNVMYDGFIAAQRAADYINGRPLPRLDQDRLDRDFRRVRSYFRTEPGDGLLPAQVIKRVRSVMWAHMNYVKRESTMQEGLEKLGRIRADVLPRMRLQSLTRRFNYDWMEAVDAEDMLDACELLIRFSLYRKESRGAFYRADYPHTDNAQWLRHVVGRRLNGDLILEDLPVDLPYARPAEGKADFFEVDY; encoded by the coding sequence ATGGCGCACGAGATCGACACGGACCTCCTGATCATCGGGGGTGGCGGTGCAGGGGCCAAGGCTGCGATCGAAGCCCAGAGCCGCGGGCTGAAAGTTGTGATGCTTGTTAAAGGCTATCTGGGCCGCAGCGGCTGCTCCATCTTCGCCGGCAATCTGAACTGGTTCGGACCTCCCAAAGACCCCGATGCGCCCGCGCAGCCCGACGAGGAACGGCAGCGACGCACGATGACCTTCCTCGCCAAATATACTCATTACCTCGGCGATCAAGAGTATATGAAGGACGCGGCCCGGTTCACATTCGATCACTTCTACCCGTGGCTGGAAGCCCGCGGCCTCTACCTGCTCCGTCATGATGATGGATCTATCGTGGTGGATCTCCCCCGGGGGACGCAGGCCTGGGCGACCAAAATGGGGATGTCCGGCCAGATCATCATGGATATGATGCGCAAGGAGATCCTCCGCTGCGGCATTACCGTACTGCAGGAGGTCGCTGCGACATCGCTGTTGACCGCCGGCAGCGAAGTCGTTGGGGCGACCGCCCTCGACTACCGAAACGGAGAACAGGTCGTGGTGCGGGCCAAGGCGACCATCCTGGCCACCGGGCACTCGAACTATCTCTCCCTGCGGTCCACCGGAACGCGGGAAGGAACGGCCGCCGGATGGATCATGGCGTTCCGCGCCGGATGCACGCTTCAGAATCTCGAGATGCAGTGGTTCCATGCTTCCGACCTGGCCCGCCCGCGTTCGTGGATGCGGCTCCACCTGTATCCCAACCCTACGCCCGGAACGGCGCAGCAGACTCGCCTGCACAACCGCGATGGCGAGTTCTTCTTTGACGGTCGGTTTCTGCCCGACAATCCCGTTCCATACATCATGCAGCTCAAGTATCTGGCGAAACAGGTGCAACAAGGCAAGGCGGCGTTTGGCGGCGATTATTTCACCAGCTACCGGCACTTCGAGCCCGAAGTCCTGTCCCGATACATCTACCAGACCCAGTTTCTCGAGAAACTGGGCCTGGATCCGACGCGCGACCTCATCGAGAACGCCATCTCCTGGCATATGAACGTCGGCGGCGTCCGCGTCAACGGCCGGACGATGGAATCGGAGCTACCCGGTCTGTTTGTCGCGGGATCGGTCAGCGCTCTTGTCACCGGTGGGCTGCCAAACGTCATGTACGACGGGTTCATAGCGGCGCAGCGCGCCGCGGACTATATCAACGGTCGCCCCCTTCCGCGTCTCGATCAGGATCGCCTGGATCGGGATTTCCGGCGCGTACGGAGCTATTTCCGAACGGAGCCCGGCGATGGACTCTTGCCGGCGCAGGTGATCAAGCGGGTGCGCTCCGTGATGTGGGCTCACATGAACTACGTAAAACGCGAATCGACCATGCAGGAAGGCCTTGAGAAGCTCGGCCGCATTCGCGCCGACGTGCTTCCGCGCATGCGGCTGCAGTCCCTCACGCGCCGCTTCAACTACGACTGGATGGAGGCGGTCGACGCGGAAGATATGTTGGACGCCTGCGAGTTGTTGATCCGCTTCTCGCTGTATCGAAAGGAGAGCCGCGGCGCGTTCTACCGCGCGGATTATCCGCACACAGACAATGCGCAGTGGCTCCGGCACGTCGTGGGCCGCCGGCTGAACGGGGACCTGATTCTCGAGGACCTGCCGGTGGATCTCCCGTATGCGCGCCCCGCCGAAGGCAAGGCCGACTTCTTCGAGGTGGACTATTGA